A single window of Buchnera aphidicola (Cinara cuneomaculata) DNA harbors:
- the tuf gene encoding elongation factor Tu, with translation MSKEKFNRSKPHINVGTIGHVDHGKTTLTAAITTVLSKRFGGTACAFEQIDNAPEEKARGITINTSHVEYDTNVRHYAHVDCPGHADYIKNMITGAAQMDGAILVVAATDGPMPQTREHILLGRQVGVPHIIVFLNKCDMVDDEELLELVEMEVRDLLTQYDFPGEDIPIIRGSALKALEGDKVWEDKIIELAGYLDTYIPVPIRAIDEPFLLPIEDVFSISGRGTVVTGRIERGVVKVGEEIEIVGIKSTTKTICTGVEMFRKLLDEGRAGENVGILLRGTKRDDIERGQVLAKPGTIHPHLKFESEVYVLSKEEGGRHTPFFKGYRPQFYFRTTDVTGSIELPDNVEMVMPGDNIKIVVTLIHPIAMAEGLRFAIREGGRTVGAGVVTKVIA, from the coding sequence ATGTCAAAAGAAAAATTTAATCGTTCTAAACCACATATTAATGTAGGAACTATTGGACATGTAGATCATGGTAAAACAACTTTAACAGCAGCAATTACAACTGTGTTATCGAAACGATTTGGTGGTACGGCTTGCGCGTTTGAACAAATAGATAACGCTCCAGAAGAAAAAGCTAGAGGTATAACTATAAATACTTCGCATGTTGAATATGACACGAATGTACGTCACTATGCTCATGTGGATTGTCCTGGTCACGCAGATTATATTAAAAATATGATTACTGGAGCTGCTCAAATGGATGGAGCAATATTAGTTGTAGCGGCAACTGATGGTCCAATGCCTCAAACTAGAGAACATATTTTATTAGGTAGACAAGTAGGTGTACCGCACATTATCGTATTTTTAAATAAATGTGATATGGTAGATGACGAAGAATTACTAGAATTAGTAGAAATGGAAGTTCGTGATTTATTAACTCAATATGATTTCCCCGGAGAAGATATTCCGATAATTCGTGGGTCAGCACTAAAAGCTTTGGAAGGTGATAAAGTTTGGGAAGATAAAATTATTGAATTAGCAGGTTATTTAGATACGTACATTCCGGTACCAATTAGAGCAATTGATGAACCGTTCTTATTACCAATAGAAGATGTTTTTTCAATTTCCGGTAGAGGTACTGTAGTAACTGGCCGTATTGAAAGAGGTGTTGTGAAAGTGGGTGAAGAAATTGAAATTGTTGGTATCAAATCAACTACTAAGACAATATGTACAGGTGTGGAAATGTTCCGTAAATTACTAGATGAAGGTCGTGCTGGAGAAAATGTCGGAATCTTATTAAGAGGTACTAAACGTGATGATATTGAGCGCGGACAAGTTCTAGCAAAACCCGGAACTATTCATCCTCATTTAAAATTTGAATCTGAAGTATATGTTTTATCTAAAGAAGAAGGTGGAAGACATACTCCTTTTTTTAAAGGATATCGTCCACAATTTTATTTTCGTACTACTGATGTTACAGGATCCATTGAATTACCGGATAATGTAGAAATGGTCATGCCTGGAGATAATATAAAAATAGTCGTTACTTTAATACATCCAATTGCGATGGCTGAAGGACTGCGTTTTGCAATTCGAGAAGGTGGGCGTACTGTCGGAGCAGGTGTAGTCACAAAAGTGATTGCATAA
- the rpsJ gene encoding 30S ribosomal protein S10 → MQNQRIRIRLKAFDHRLIDQSTTEIVATAKRTGAKVLGPIPLPTRKERFTILISPHVNKDARDQYEIRTHKRLIDIVKPTEKTVDALMRLDLAAGVDVQISLD, encoded by the coding sequence ATGCAGAATCAAAGAATTCGTATTCGTTTAAAAGCTTTTGATCATCGTTTAATTGATCAATCTACTACAGAAATTGTAGCTACAGCTAAACGCACCGGTGCTAAAGTATTAGGGCCTATACCCTTACCTACTCGTAAGGAACGGTTTACTATTTTAATATCACCGCATGTTAATAAAGATGCTCGAGATCAATATGAAATTAGAACTCATAAACGATTAATTGATATTGTAAAGCCGACAGAAAAAACTGTTGATGCTTTAATGCGTTTAGATCTTGCTGCGGGTGTTGATGTTCAAATTAGTTTAGATTAA
- the rplC gene encoding 50S ribosomal protein L3 yields the protein MIGLVGKKLGMTRIFADDNSSVPVTVVEVLDNVIVQIKSLETDNYESIQVTTGTKNKNRILKPERGHFIKNNVPVGRGLWEFRCQKISRFKYGQRITIDFFKNIAKVDVTGITKGKGFAGTVKRWNFRMQDATHGNSLSHRVPGSIGQNQTPGHVFKGKKMSGHLGNVRNTIQNLRVIKIDAIKKIILIKGSVPGFIGGDVILKPAVKKK from the coding sequence ATGATAGGTTTAGTTGGTAAAAAGTTAGGAATGACACGTATTTTTGCGGATGATAATTCATCAGTTCCAGTGACTGTTGTTGAAGTACTTGATAATGTGATAGTACAAATTAAATCATTAGAAACTGATAATTATGAATCTATTCAGGTTACTACAGGAACTAAAAATAAAAATAGAATTTTAAAACCAGAACGTGGTCATTTTATTAAAAATAATGTACCTGTTGGTAGAGGTTTATGGGAATTTAGATGTCAGAAAATATCACGATTTAAATACGGTCAAAGAATAACAATTGATTTTTTTAAAAATATTGCAAAAGTAGATGTGACGGGTATTACTAAAGGAAAAGGTTTTGCGGGTACAGTTAAACGTTGGAATTTTAGAATGCAAGATGCTACTCATGGTAATTCTTTATCTCATCGTGTACCAGGATCTATTGGTCAAAATCAGACCCCCGGTCATGTTTTTAAAGGTAAAAAAATGTCAGGTCATTTAGGTAACGTACGTAATACTATTCAAAATTTAAGAGTTATAAAAATAGATGCTATCAAAAAAATAATTTTGATTAAAGGTTCTGTTCCTGGTTTTATCGGCGGAGATGTAATATTAAAGCCTGCTGTGAAGAAAAAATAA
- the rplW gene encoding 50S ribosomal protein L23 — MTLTERLLKIILAPHISEKSSNNMQKNNTVVIKVLKNSTKCEIKSAIEKIFNIKVYKINTLIVKGKRKRQKNKIFKRSDWKKAYIVLQSGQNLEFLGHSK; from the coding sequence ATGACTCTAACGGAAAGATTATTAAAAATAATATTAGCGCCGCATATTTCTGAAAAATCATCAAATAATATGCAGAAAAATAATACTGTAGTGATAAAAGTTTTAAAAAATTCTACTAAATGTGAAATTAAATCAGCTATTGAAAAAATTTTTAATATTAAAGTATATAAAATCAATACATTAATCGTTAAAGGTAAAAGAAAACGTCAAAAAAATAAGATATTTAAACGTAGTGATTGGAAAAAAGCATATATTGTTTTACAATCCGGTCAAAATTTGGAGTTTTTAGGACATTCTAAATAA
- the rplD gene encoding 50S ribosomal protein L4: MEVVCHDTGVTCRLPERIFNVSYNEPLIHQITVAYLARKRQGSKAQKSRSEVSGSGKKPWRQKGTGRARAGSLRSPIWRSGGVSFAAKPKKYLLKINKKMYQGAIKSIFSELIRQNRLFIFTDFDIKSPKTKVLYQKLQSMNFKRVLIITDNISRNLLYASRNLYFVCILNAQSINPISLMSYDNILLTVSAIKKIKVMFR; encoded by the coding sequence ATGGAAGTCGTATGTCATGATACTGGTGTAACATGTAGGTTACCTGAACGTATTTTTAATGTTTCATATAATGAACCGCTTATTCATCAAATTACAGTGGCTTATTTAGCTCGTAAAAGACAAGGTAGTAAAGCTCAGAAAAGTAGATCAGAGGTATCGGGATCAGGAAAAAAACCATGGAGACAAAAAGGAACGGGTAGGGCTCGTGCAGGATCATTAAGAAGTCCTATTTGGAGGTCTGGGGGTGTATCATTTGCAGCCAAACCTAAAAAATATCTACTAAAAATAAATAAAAAAATGTATCAAGGCGCTATAAAAAGTATTTTTTCGGAATTAATTAGACAAAATCGTTTATTTATATTTACAGATTTTGATATAAAATCTCCTAAAACGAAAGTTTTATATCAAAAATTACAATCTATGAATTTTAAACGTGTTTTAATTATTACTGATAATATAAGTCGTAATTTACTTTATGCATCTCGAAATTTGTATTTTGTATGTATTTTAAATGCACAATCTATTAATCCTATCAGTTTAATGTCGTATGATAACATTTTATTAACGGTATCGGCGATTAAAAAAATTAAGGTTATGTTTCGATGA